From Diospyros lotus cultivar Yz01 chromosome 4, ASM1463336v1, whole genome shotgun sequence, a single genomic window includes:
- the LOC127800051 gene encoding protein SOB FIVE-LIKE 5-like: MNISTSECSSGCESGWTMYLDQSSYSEDQFQKAGGRIASEEFRYKAATVEGSYEDEDLSMVSDASSGPPNFQEDDCFDDGTGYLNFGSSASEQKKKREKKKKKSREGNQQHSHFVETTSTLSFSKKHEALSPSGDSMNHSPGFSATHFKGKSALQKRCGFLKSSASRKPS, from the exons ATGAACATATCAACTTCTGAGTGCAGTAGTGGATGTGAATCTGGCTGGACAATGTACTTGGATCAATCTTCATATTCTGAAGATCAATTCCAGAAAGCCGGTGGTCGGATTGCCAGTGAAGAGTTCAGATACAAAGCAGCAACTGTGGAGGGAAGTTATGAAGATGAAGACTTGTCCATGGTGTCTGATGCATCATCTGGGCCCCCAAATTTCCAGGAAGATGACTGCTTTGATGATGGAACTGGGTATTTGAATTTTGGTTCTTCAGCATctgaacaaaagaaaaagagagagaagaagaagaagaaaagcagaGAAGGGAACCAACAACATTCTCATTTTGTTGAAACTACTAGCACCCTCAGCTTTTCCAAG AAGCATGAAGCTCTTTCCCCATCTGGAGATTCAATGAACCATTCCCCAGGCTTTTCTGCAACACACTTTAAG GGGAAATCTGCATTACAGAAGAGGTGTGGCTTCCTCAAGTCCTCTGCTTCAAGGAAACCTTCTTGA